TCTCCCATCAAGCATGTGCGGCCCATGTCGTCTTATGCCAAGCAGATGGGCTACTATGCCTCCGATTCTCCTGCCAGTACGAGCAACAACCAGAAAGACCGAGTGGTCTTCGATTACACCGACATCATCACTCTTTACAACAGCACCTTCACCAGCAGTGGAGGGGTGACGGGCAGCAATGCCAATAACCTGAATGCTCATCTGGCCGCCACTCAGGCTGTGATCAATAAGATGGATCTGATGTGGTGCGGGGGGCAGTTAAAGTCCCAATGGCCAGCGACTCTGACGACTACCGACCTCGCAGACACGGGGCTGATCAATCCGCGCAAATCCATCGTGGCGGGGGTCCTGTATGGTTACAGTACCAGCCGAGGCAGTTCGGAGAGTTCCTACGCTGCGGAGGTTCGCGACCGCTGCCGCATTGCCGCCTATCTCGTCAGCATCAGTCCGCAGTCATTCACTCTGAAATAAGGCTCTTCGCGCGTTTCATTTTCATCCTTTCCCGTCATGAATCTTTTTTCCCGTAGGACTCTGGATCGCAGCCAGCCCAACCGTCGTGACTTCATGGTGCAGAGCACCTGTGCGGGGCTCGGCATCACCAGCGCTGTGAATACCCTGGCCCATCTTCAGTTGGTGGGCACCTCGGCGGCTCAGTCCGCAGGGAATGATTATAAGGCCTTGGTGTGCATTTTCCTCAATGGCGGCTGTGATACGAATAACCTCCTGTTACCCATCGCAGGCACCGCACGGACCCACTATGAAAGCGGGCGCGGCATCCCTCAATACATCGATGCCAGTAAAGGGGGCGTCGCCATCCCTCTGGAGGACATCACGGCCGCAGGCACCCAGATCAGTCCGTTGAATGCCGTCGGCACCTATGAGCATGCAGCGGGTTACATCGGCCAAGATGGCAGTGGCAATCGCATGGCCGTGCATCCGGGGGCGTATCATCTCAAGACCTTGTTTGATGCTGAAGAGCTCTGCTTCATTTCCAATGTCGGCGTGCTCACGCAGCCGAATGTGACCCGGGCTAACTTTAGCGCGTTACCCATCTCGCAGAAGCCGCCGCAGTTGTTCTCCCACTCAGATCAGCAGACGCAGTGGCAGTCCTCCATCCCGGACAAGCCCTTCAAAAGCGGCTGGGGTGGGCGCTTGGCGGATCTGCTGGATGGCATCCACAATACAGACCCCAATGCGCTGTCCATGATGGTGTCTGTGAATGGCTTCAATAGCTTTCAGGTGGGCGTGCAGCAGCAGCCTTATGTCATGGGCTCATCGGGGGTGACATCGTTTTCTGGATTCGGCACCAACTACACCAACGGCCTCCTCACCTTGGGGCAGCAGCCTTACACGGGTTACAATGCCTTTGCCAATCCCGGCACCGCCAACTCGAACTACAAGAACAGCAATGCCGGCTGGCGCTTGGCGGCTCTGGAGCAGATGCTGGGCATGTCCCACGCCAGCTTGTTCGATCAAGGTTACGCCAATGTGGCCAAGAGCGCACGTGTGACGGAAGGGCTGGTGGGAGGCGCGCTCAGCATCACCGCCAATGGCTCGGCGACCACCCTGGACTCCCATTTCGTCAATGCCTTTGCAGGCACAGGCATCGATGGCCTAACCAATAACTTTGCACAACAGATGCGCATGGTAGCCCGGTTGATCGTGGGAAACTCCGCCCTCAATAACAAACGCCAGATCTTCTTCGTGCAGCTTGGCGGTTGGGATACGCATACCTCCCAGATCCCGGTGCTGAACAATGTGGCGCGCACGGATCAGAGCTACTACAGCCTGATGCTCCAGCTCTCCTGCGCCATGAAGGGCTTCCGGGATAGCATTCAGGGAGCTGGGATGTGGGACAACGTGACGGCCTTTACCGCCTCGGATTTCACCCGCACCTTTACGCCGAATAAAACGGACGCCACCGGTGGCTCAGATCACGGTTGGGGTGGGCACATGATGGTGATGGGCGGTGCGGTGCGTGGTAAGCGCATCTTTGGCACTTATCCAGATTTGACCGTCAATGGTGGCATTGATGTGCAGGGGAACCGCGGGCGCTGGATTCCCTCCACCTCGGTGGATCAATATGCGGCGGTCTTGGCCAAGTGGTTCGGCGTCGGCCCAGATCAATTGAGTGCGATCTTCCCCAATCTCTCGCGCTTTACCGATCCCTTCACTCCGGCGGCGAAGCTTGAGTTTATGGACGCGGTGGCTTGATTCGGTCATATTGCGGTTATGTTTTCGTTGCCCCAAAGGCCCGGCCCGTATCTCATCGCTCTGCTGCTCATCATTCTAGGCGTTCTTTCCTTTTGGATGCTGAAGGTGCTGAATGATCCGGCCATCCAGCAGGCGGTGCAGAAAAACAAGAGCCCTACGAGCAGCCTGCCGCCCCAGCCCACGGCCCCTCTCGCCGTGCCCGCCCCGCCGCCTCTGTCGGATCAGCCGATCGACCCCGCCTTTGTGCAGATGCATGAGGAGATGCTGCTGCCGGAGACTCCCCCCGAGCGGGAGCTGGAGATCCTCCAGGAGTTGATGTCCCTGCACCAAAAGGCCATGAAGGACAGTTCCTTTGGAGATAACGCGGATGTGACCCAGGCTCTGGTGGGGCAGTCCGTGCAAGGGATTTGGTTACCCCGACAGTCTCCGCGGATTCAAGACGGGCGGTTGCTCGACCGCTGGGGCACGCCCTACTGGTTTCATGCCAATACCGGCAGTCAGGTGGAAATCCGCTCCGCAGGTCCAGACCGGAATCTGTTTTCTCCCGACGACATCATCCTGAATGGAAGCCCCGCCGGGTTCGGCGCGACTCCCGCTCAGCCGTGATCCCCGACATCAGGCTCTGAAGTCAGTCCACACGTCCATTTTATCAGCGCATCGTTCGGAGCCCCGGCTTCAGCCGGACTCTTTGCCCACGTGGGGCCGACCCAAAAAAGCCATGCCCAGGAGTGGCATCCAGGCATGGCGTAAGGGGAGAGCCGCTTAGCTCACCTTGAGATCAATAGCTGCGGGCGAAGACGACGCGGCGCTGGCTGGGTTTGCCAGTCAGGAAGCATTTGCCTTCTTCCGCGAACTCGTCGCTCAGCGGCACGCAGCGGATGGTCACCTTCATGTCTTTGGCGATCTGGTCTTCCTCGTCGTTGCTGCCCGCCCAGTGCATGAGGGCGAAGCCGCCGGGGGCTCCTTCGGCAAAGAAGGCTTTGAATTCCTCCAGCGTGTCCAGCTTCTTCATGTTGGAGTCACGCATGGCTGTGGCGCGGGCCAGCAGCGCATCCTGAATCTCCTGGAGCAGTTCGGTCACGTTCTGGAGGAAGTCCTCCTTGCCCATGAACTCCTTGGCTTTCGGGCCTTGGTCTCGGCGACAGACGGCGACACTGCGGCTGGTGATGTCACGCGGACCGATCTCGATGCGCAGAGGCACCCCTTTCTTGATCCATTCCCAGTTCTTAGCACCGCCTTGCAGATCGCGCTTATCCACATGCACGCGCAGCGGCTCGCCGTGGAAGGTCTGGGCGCGTAGCGTCTTGGCGAGGGCTTCGCAGGAGTCGATGACCTCCTGGCGGGTGTCAGGCTTGGGCGTCACTGGCAGGATGACGATCTGGCTCGGGGCCACACGCGGTGGGATGATGACGCCATCGTCATCCCCATGGGCCATGATGAGGGTGCCGATCATGCGGGTGCTCACACCCCAGCTGGTGGTGTGGGCAAACTGACGCGTGTTGTCACGACCCAGGAACTGGATGTTCGCGGCTTTGGCGAAGTTTTGGCCCAGGTAGTGGCTGGTGCCGGCCTGGATGGCTTTACGATCCTGCACCATGGCTTCGACCGTGAAGGTATTCACGGCACCGGGGAAACGCTCGTTCTCAGTCTTCTCCCCAGGGATCACCGGCAGGGCTAGGTGATTGCGCATGAAGTCGGCATACACCTTGTGCATGAGCTTGGTCTCATCCATGGCCTCTTCAAAGGTCTCATGGGCGGTGTGGCCTTCCTGCCAGAGGAATTCGGCGGTGCGCAGGAACAAGCGAGGGCGCATCTCCCAGCGCATCACGTTGGCCCACTGATTGATCAGCAGGGGCAGGTCGCGATAGCTCTGCACCCAGCGGGCAAAAGCGGCGCCGATGATAGTTTCCGAGGTGGGGCGGATGACGAAAGGCTCCTCCAGCTTGCCTGTGGGGATCATCTTGGTGGTGCCATCGGGCTGCTTTTGCGCCTCCAGGCGGTGGTGGGTGACCACGGCACACTCGGTGGCAAAGCCTTCGGCGTGTTCGGCTTCTTTTTCCAGATAGCTCAGGGGGATGAGCAGGGGGAAGTAGGCATTGACGTGCCCGGTCTCCTTGAATTTGACATCGAGCTGGCGCTGAATGTTTTCCCACAGGCCATAGCCCCACGGCTTGATCACCATGCATCCGCGCACTTCGGAGTTTTCCGCCATGTCGGCGGCACGGACGACTTGCTGATACCACTCAGGGAAATCTTTTTCGCGGGTGGGGGAGATAGCAGGGGCTTGGCTCATGATTGGGGCCTGCACAGTAAAGGCAATCAGCGGGCGGTCAAATTCATCGCCAAGACTGGCGAAGCTTAATCCGGGAAGTTTCGGCCTCCCTGTGGAAGGGAGAGGAATTTACCTCACGCCCAGGCCTGCCGCAGCAGGCGCAGGAAGTTTCCGCTCATGATGCCTTCGATATCGGTCTGGCTGTAGCCGCGTTTCTCCAGCATGGCGGGGATGCGGGCGAGATCGGCGATGGTGTCGAGGTCCTCCGGGGTTTGTTCGATGCCGTAGCCGCCGTCGAGATCGGTGCCGATGCCGCTGTGCTGGGCATTACCTGCGAGCTGGCAGATGTGGTCGATGTGATCGCAGATAACTTCCAGCTTCAGGCCGGTCTCCTGCGGGGTGGTTTGCCCACGCACCCAGCCGGGTATCATCATCCAGGCATCCAGGGCGGCCCCGAGCACGGCTCCGCGTTCGATCAGGGCTTTGATCTGTTCATCGCTGAACTGGCGCACGTCGGGCACCAGGGAGCGGCAGTTGCTGTGGCTGGCCCAGATCGTGCCTTGGAAGATCTCCAGAGCCTCCCAGAAACAACCGTCGGAGAGGTGGGTCACATCCAGGATCATGCCCAGGCGGTCCATCTCCTGGATGAGTTCCTTGCCGCCTTTGGGCAGGCCGCCGACTTGATCATGACCCAGGGCGTATTTGCACACACCATAGTGTGCGGGGCCCATGGCACGCAGGCCCTGCTCCCAATGCCGCTCCAGGTGCTCCACGCTGCGGATGCTGTCGGCCCCTTCCAGGCTGAGGATGTAGCCGATGGGTTTATCGTCATTCGGGGTGCCATCCGTCCACAGGCTGATCATGGCCTCCAGGCCTGCCCGATCCGTGATCTGGCGCATGTGTCCCTCCTCCTCCATGGCGCGATACCAGGCGAGCTGGCCCTGGGTCTGCGCATAGGCTTGCTCGGAGGACATCCAGTTGGCCATGGGGCGCGGACCCACCATGCAACCGGCCAGCTGGGTGGCCACACACAGGCCCATCTCTGTCTTTCGCATTTCTGGAAAAGCCGTGGTGCCTAGCGCGCGGCCTTTCATATCCGTCATGCCTTCTTCGCGACGGCGGATCTCATGCACCGGCAGGCGCAGATCGCGATTGTATTCCAGAGCATTGAGACTGAGGTCGAGATGGGCGTCGAAGGTGAGCATGGGAGACGGGAGAAAAAACGCGGTGAAACTCGGGTTTATGCGAGCGAAAAACAGCCGGGCAAACGATCCGCTCCACTGTCCGCGAAATCACGGGGCAGGATAGCGCGAGAACTGACGAGTTTGCATGATTTTGCTTCCTCGGGATGGTGGGTTGAATTTCCGATGGGGCCCTTGGGGAAAGTGAGGGAGTTTAGACAGGATTAACAAGATGGGCAGGATTGGCGGAGAGGCCGAGGGAGTGGAAGTGCCTAACTAATTTTTGGTTTGGCAGTTTAGATTTGAGATCTGGAATCTGAGATTTGAATTGAAAATGGAGCCACGGCAGGTGCAGGCAGGGTGGAACTTGGTTTGACCTGTGACTTGGACGGGCGATGGTTTCCTCCCCCCAACCGACCATGTTAAATTCTCTTTCTGATCTGACGCTGAAGAAGCAAGCTGGTGAACGTGTGAGCGTGCTCACGGCTTACGATTACCCCATGGCCCGTCTGCTGGATGAGGCGGGGGTGGATCTCTTGCTGGTGGGAGATTCTCTGGGCATGGTGGTACTGGGCATGCCGGATACTACGGGAGTGACGATGGAGATCATGTGCCATCACATCCGCGCCGTGCGGCGTGGGGTGAAGCGGGTGCCAGTGATCGGTGATCTGCCTTTCCATGCCTATGAGACCCCCGCGCAGGCTTTGGCCAATGCACGTCTTTTGATCGAGGCGGGCGCGGATGCGGTGAAGCTGGAAGGCGGGGCGGCCTTTATCCCGCAGGTGCGAGCCATTGTGGAGGCGGGGATTCCGTTTGTTGGCCACATCGGCATGCTGCCGCAGAGTGTGAAGGAAGAGGGCGGCTATAAGAAAAAGGGCAAGACGCCTGCGCAAGCGGAGCAATTGCTGGCAGATGCTCTCGCTCTGGATGCGGCGGGGGCCTGTGCCATCGTTCTCGAAAGTGTGGTGGCAGACGTGGCGGCGGAGATCACGCGCCAGATCAAGGCGACGACCATCGGCATCGGGGCAGGGAAGGAGACGGATGCCCAGGTACTGGTGACGCCGGATCTTATCGGGGCCTTCCCTTGGTTTTGCCCGCCTTTTGCCATTCCTCGTGCCAATGTGGCCGGAGAGATCCAGCGGGCGGTGAAGGAGTGGATGGAGGCTATTCAGTGATCAGTGGTCAGTATGCAGTGGTCAGAGGCCGAACACGTGGTGGTAGCTGGATGTGTTCAGCGCGAGGGTAGCTCGTTCGCATGAAACGTCCTTTCGCTGACCATCCGGCTTTCAATGGACGCGAGGAGTCGTTCGGACGCCCGAAGCTCTTTTGGCCATCGCAACCCTTTCCCTGAGCCGGATAGTTTGGCGCAGAGCGCTATCTGACAGCAGACTGGGTTTGCGCCAAACACATCCGTACTACGACCAGCCTTCGGTATTCAGTCTCTGAAAACTGAATACCGAAGACTGTTTACTGACTACTTCGCGTGCTCTTGCTTGTAGTGCTCAGCCAGGATGTCGCGGCCAAAGTCACCGTCGAAGCTACGCAGGACACTGTGAGGGTGGTTGGCACCGTTTTGCACGTTGTCGTATTCGATGAGGAAGGTCTTGCCCTGCACCCGATAGTAGTGGGGCTCGCCACGCTCTTTACCACCGGCCCAGGCGAAGTAAACGGGACCGTTTTTCTCAATCTCAGCCCAGGTTTCAGCGGCCACTTCAGGGCGCAGGCGGGTGAGGTATTCGTCGATGATCTCGTGAAGCTTGGCTTTTTGCTCGGCGTTGAGCTCGGTATCAGCCAGGCCATCGGGCTTGAGGGGATCCACTTTCTTAGCGGCCTCAGTCAGCATTTCTTTGGGAGCTTCCACATTGAAGAAAGCGGTCTTGAATTGGGCTTCGTCCAAGGACTTCACCAGCTCCCGGCCGAGGTCTTCTTCCTTACCCAGCACACGCAGACCGACCAGCGGGCCCTGACGCAGTTCACCGGGGTTAGTGCCCATGAAGGCGGGAGTGGCCCGAAGCAACTCACCATCTTTAATGGTGAAGTTCAGGGACATGTGGTGCCCCTCGATACGCCAGCCCCAGGTGCCTTTTGGATCGGGCGTGCCGAAGATGCTGACGAAGTATTTCTCAGGATCGCGTTTTTCACGGATCGCAGCGCGCTTGGATTCATCGGCGGCGCTTTCCATTTGATAGAGCACTTCTTCCAGAGACATGATGGTGACGGCCTTAGCGGCACCTCGGAAACCGAGCCCGGTATTCATGAGGGCATGGGCCAGCAGGCGTTGTTGGGGAGTCATTTCCTTCATCGGCAGGCCCTTGCGCTCGCGCGGGATGAAGTGCCAGTTCAGGCGCTCTTCATCGTCAAACTTGAAGGTAGCCTTGGCTTTTTGCTCGGGGGTGAGGGAGTGCAGAAAGGTATCTGCGACCCCAGCCATCTGGAGGCCCGCATCATGAGCATGGACGGGGGCGACGGAAAAGAGAAGGGCGCATGAGAGCGAAGCAAACAAGGGGCGGAACATAGGAAGGGAGGTTGGCAATGGCAGAGACGAACGCGCCAGAAAAGGCGTCTTTGTCACAGAACCCGCCTCTCAGAGCGGCTTTTTGCAAAAAGAATCCACAGATAAGCCCGCGATGATTGACACTCAGCGTCAAAATCCTCTAGTCTGACAATTCACAAAAAATTTCCGCGAATCCCCCCGCCGCATGTATTCAAACGAAGAATATCTCCTGGAACTGCTGACTGAGTCAGGGTTGATCGCCGATCGCGACCTTCAACAGGCCAAAACCACCAAGAAACCGACCGAGACTCTGCTGGAGTGCCTGATTAAAACCGGGGTGGTCAGTGATGAGCAAGTCGCCCAGACGGTGGCGGTGAATTCCGGCATGGAGTATGTGGATCTGAACGGTTTTGCCGTGAATCCTTCCCTCAAGGGGCTGGTGCCGATGGAAGTGGCCCAACGTTATAAAGTGGTGCCGATCGGCATCAATGGCACCGCACTCCAGGTGGCGGTGGCTGACCCTTACGATTTCGAGACGTTGGACTCCCTGCCGCACGTGCTGCAGCCAGATCTGGAAATCTTCTGCTCCACTCCAGCGCTGATCAAGACCGTCCAGGCCAACATTTACGGCAATGAGATCTTTGGTGATGCGGTGACTAAAAGTGGCGGTGGTGCCAGCGATGGCGATGCTCCGATCATCAAGTTGGTGACCAACACCCTGATGGAGGCCTTTAAAAACGGTACCTCCGATATTCACATCGAGCCACTGGAGAAGGATGTGCGAGTCCGCTTCCGCATCGACGGTGTGCTGAACGATGTGGAGCACCATCCGAAGCGCCTGCACTCCTCCATCATCGCCCGTATCAAGATCATGTGCGGGTCGATGAGCATCGATGAAAAGCGTGTCCCGCAAGACGGTCGTATCCAGATGGCCTTCAATGGCAAAGAGCTGGACATGCGTGTTTCGGTGATCCCCACCAACAACGGTGAAAGCGTGGTCATGCGTGTGCTTGATAAGAGCAGCCTCCGCCTCGGCCTGTCCGATCTCGGTTTCCTCTCGGATGACCAGGACACCTTTGAGAAACTGATCACCCTGCCGGACGGCATCGTGCTGGTGACAGGGCCAACGGGTTCGGGTAAAACCACCACCCTCTACGCGTGCTTGAACTTCATCAACCGCCCTGACCGCAAGATCATCACCGTGGAAGACCCGGTGGAATATGAGTTGGCCGGGATCAACCAGGTGATGGTGAAGGAAGACGTGGGAATGAGCTTCGGTGCGGCCCTAAAAGCCATCCTTCGTCAGGCGCCGAACATCATCATGATCGGGGAAATTCGAGATCTCGAGACGGCGTCGATCGCCATCGAGGCCTCGCTCACCGGTCACTTGGTGTTCAGCACCCTGCATACCAATGACGCCCCGGGTTCCGTGGCTCGTCTGGCGGATATTGGCGTGAAGCCTTTCCTGATCGCTTCTGCGGTGCGCGGGATTTTGGCGCAACGTCTGGTGCGTAAACTCTGTTCGGAGTGTAAGCAGCCCTCCGGCCTGAGTGAGCGTGAACTGCGCAGCCTGGGGTTGGAAGCCAGCCAGCTGTTCAATGCCACGATCATGGGTCCCAATGGCTGCAACAAGTGCCGTCAACGTGGTTACAAAGGCCGTATGGTGATCGCTGAAATCTTCAAAGTGGATGATGAAGTCCGTAACATGATCAACCAGCAGCTCACCACACCCCAGTTGCGCAAGCGTGCCCGTGAGCTGGGCATGCGCACCCTCCGTGAAGACGGTGTGCGCAAGGTGCTGGCCGGGATGACGACGGCTGAAGAAGTGATCGAAGCCACCATGGCCGACGGTGAATAATCCACGGGTCCCCACGAAATCTTAACTCTGAAAGACTGATTCCCCCCTATGACAGCCCAGAACGTGGTAGATATGCTGGAAGCCCGCGGTGTGATTGACAGCGGCCAGGCCTACGACATCACCCAGGACGCCGTTCACAACGGCAAAGACGTTCTCCAGGTCGTGCTTGATTACGGCCTTTTCACGACTGAAGACGAGTTCTGGGCCATGGTGGCTGAGGAACTCGGTGCGGAACACTTCGACTTGGCGGAGTTTGAGCCGCCTCCCTCTGTCATCGGTTTGATTCCTGCTGGGATGGCCCGTCTTTATGGGGCATTCCCCATCACCCTGGATGGACGTGGTTTGCATGTGGCTTTCACCGATCCGCTGAATCCCCAGCTCGTGGAGGACCTGCGTTTCGGTCTGGATAAAACTGTCGTTCCTGTCGTGGCCCGCCGTGCTCAGGTTCAGGCGCTCATTGACAAACATTATGGCTCGGGTGCCCCGAACATTGATGAAATTTTCGGCGGTCTGAAGGATGCGGGGAAAGGCTCTCCTGAAGTGGAAGCAAACTCGGCACCGATCGTCAAATTCGTCGATCTGGTGATGACTCAGGCCATCAAGGAGCGTGCCTCTGACATTCACTTCGAGCCCTTCGAGCACGAGTTCAAAATCCGGTATCGTGTGGACGGTGCGCTGTATGAAATGGCACCTCCGCCCATCCACTTGGCCACCAGTGTGATCTCTCGTATCAAGGTGATGTCGAACATGAACATCGCCGAGCGCCGAGTTCCTCAAGACGGTCGTATCAAAACCACCGTGAACGGCAAAGGGGTGGACATGCGTGTGAGTTCACTGCCCACTCAGCACGGTGAATCCGTGGTGCTTCGTGTCTTGGACCGCAGTTCAGTGAACCTGGACCTCGAACATCTGGGCATGCCGCCCTACCTATTCGATTACATTTCTGAGACGATCAACAAACCCAACGGTATTTTCATCGTCACAGGCCCTACCGGTGCCGGTAAGACCACCACCCTGTATGCTTGCCTACGTCGTATCAACACCATCGACAGTAAGCTGCTCACGGCGGAAGACCCGGTAGAATATGAGTTGGATGGCGTCATGCAGGTGCCGGTGAATCCCGCGGTCGGCCTTACCTTTGCTAAAGCTCTCCGCGCATTCCTGCGTCAAGATCCTGACCGGATCATGGTGGGAGAGATGCGTGACAAGGAAACAGCCCAGATCGCCATTCAGGCCTCGCTGACGGGACACTTGGTGCTGAGCACCCTGCACACAAACGATGCTGCCGGTGCCGTGACTCGTCTTGTGGATATGGGTGTGGAGCCTTTCCTCGTGGCCGCCACGCTGGAGGGTGTGCTTGCCCAACGTCTGCTGCGCACCGTTTGTAAAAACTGCCGCATGCCTTACGAGCCGAGCCTTTCCATCCTCAACCAACTCAACCTGTCGCAGTCGGACATTGGTGGAAAACAATTCTACACGGGTAATGGCTGTGACAAGTGCGGTGGCAGCGGTTACAAAGGCCGTAAAGGCATCTACGAACTGCTGGATGTGACCGATCCGATCCGTGACCTGGTGACCCAGAGAGCGCCGACTCTCGCCCTGAAACAAAAGGCCATCGAGCTGGGGATGCAAACTCTACGCGAAGACGGCCTGCGCAACATTTACGATGGCGAAACGACCATTGAAGAGGTGCTGAAATACACCTGATCTCAACCGGGGCTCAAAGGCAGTTTGTCAGCCCTGACATTATTTATTTGTTGGACATTCTGCCTCAAGACCCGGTAATCTCAAAATTGCTCTAAACCCCCCGCAGCGCTCCCTTTTCTATGCCGAAGTTCCACTACATCGCCCTCGATCAGAACGGTCAAGAAGTCGCCGGTGAACTCGATGCCTCCAGCGAAGCCGAGGCCATCAACCTCCTCCGTCAGAGCCAGCTTTACCCGACTCAAGTAGCCCAGGAAGGTCGGGGTGATGCAGCCGTGAAAAAGCGCGCCAAGGCCACCACCCCCAAAGGCAAGTCTGTGAAGGCTGGTGCCAATGCTAAGGTGAAGGCCAAGGTGCTGATGATTTTCACCCGCCAGTTGGCCACTCTGATCGATTCGGGTCTACCCCTTCTTCGTGGTTTGACCGTGTTGGCCCGTCAAGAGCCGAACCCGATCATGAAGAGCACCGTTACGACCATTGCTGATAACGTGCAGACGGGTAGCACCTTCTCGGAGACGCTGTCTCAGTATCCCAAGATTTTTAACAAGCTTTACATCAACATGGTGAAAGCGGGTGAGTTGGGTGGTGTGCTTGAAATCGTGCTCAACCGCTTGGCTGAATACCAAGAGAAAGCTCAGAAACTGAAGAACAAGATCGTGGCCGCGATGGTTTACCCCATCATCGTGATGTTCATCGCCGTGGCTATCATGGTCTTCCTCATGTTGGTCATCGTGCCTCGCTTCGAGAAGATCTTCGAAGACATGCTGGGTGATAAGAACAAGCTCCCCGAGCTGACCAAGCTGGTGATCGGCTTCAGCCGCTGGATGGGAGATAACTTCCTCTATCTCGTCGCTGGTGTTGTCGTGACCGTGGTCGGTTGGAGGCTGTATGCAGCTACGGCTGGTGGACGTCGTGCCATTGATAAACTGAAGCTCAAGTTGCCTCTGTTTGGTGACGTGCAAAAGAAGACCGCCATCTCTCGTTTCAGCCGCACTCTGGGCACTCTGGTCACCTCCGGTGTCCCGATTCTGCAAGCCCTGAACATCACCCGTGAAACTGCTGGCAATACCGTCGTTTCAGACGCCATCACCAAGGTGCATGACGCCGTGAAAGAAGGTGAATCCATGGTAGCCCCTCTGGAGTCCAGCAATGTCTTCCCGCCGATGGTGATCTCCATGGTGGATGTCGGTGAAGAAACCGGTCAGCTCCCAGAGATGCTTCTGAAGATTGCCGATGTGTATGAAGATGAAGTGGACAATGCGGTTTCGGCCCTCACGTCCATGCTTGAGCCTCTCATGATCGTGATGCTGGCTCTCGTAGTCGGTGTTATCGTTATGGCGCTGTTCCTTCCGCTCATCGAGGTGATCAAAGGCCTCAGCGGCGGAGCCTAGTCCTCCCCAACCCTCCATCCCCCAGCCAGCTTATGAAAACTTACATGCGGAAGCCTGTTCAGGCGGGCTTCACCGTGGTCGAACTTCTGGTCGTCATCACCATCATTGCGCTGTTGTTCGCTCTGACGATCGGCGCATTTACCTATGCGCAGCGCTCTGCGGCACGGAGCCGCACAACCGTGGCGATGAACGCCATCAAGAGCGGTCTCGAACGCTACTCGACGGAATTTGGTGAATATCCGACGCCTCAAAACGCGGGTGACACCATCGCTGTAGGCAACAAAACATACGAGGTGGGGGCTGCAGCAATGCTCTACCAAGTGTTGAGTGGTGATGGCTACGATAACATCGCCATCGCAGAACCTCCTGTGGACGCAGGCCCAGCGAGTTCAAACGGCTCAATTGACGAAAACGAGTCTAAGTATGTCATGATCACAGACATGCCCAAAGAGATTTACGTTTACGAGTCCACCAGCAATCGCGGTTACATGGTGGATGGGTTTGGTAAACCTTTTCAATATGAGAAGGCCAATCCAGCTAACTCAGGTGCAGGTGTGAATACCGTCAATCCAACTTACGACCTCTGGTCTTACGGTGAGGATGAAGAAAACATCACGGCACGTTCTATTGATACGCTTAACGCTGGGCCCGTGAAGGATGCCA
The DNA window shown above is from Prosthecobacter debontii and carries:
- a CDS encoding DUF1501 domain-containing protein produces the protein MNLFSRRTLDRSQPNRRDFMVQSTCAGLGITSAVNTLAHLQLVGTSAAQSAGNDYKALVCIFLNGGCDTNNLLLPIAGTARTHYESGRGIPQYIDASKGGVAIPLEDITAAGTQISPLNAVGTYEHAAGYIGQDGSGNRMAVHPGAYHLKTLFDAEELCFISNVGVLTQPNVTRANFSALPISQKPPQLFSHSDQQTQWQSSIPDKPFKSGWGGRLADLLDGIHNTDPNALSMMVSVNGFNSFQVGVQQQPYVMGSSGVTSFSGFGTNYTNGLLTLGQQPYTGYNAFANPGTANSNYKNSNAGWRLAALEQMLGMSHASLFDQGYANVAKSARVTEGLVGGALSITANGSATTLDSHFVNAFAGTGIDGLTNNFAQQMRMVARLIVGNSALNNKRQIFFVQLGGWDTHTSQIPVLNNVARTDQSYYSLMLQLSCAMKGFRDSIQGAGMWDNVTAFTASDFTRTFTPNKTDATGGSDHGWGGHMMVMGGAVRGKRIFGTYPDLTVNGGIDVQGNRGRWIPSTSVDQYAAVLAKWFGVGPDQLSAIFPNLSRFTDPFTPAAKLEFMDAVA
- the proS gene encoding proline--tRNA ligase encodes the protein MSQAPAISPTREKDFPEWYQQVVRAADMAENSEVRGCMVIKPWGYGLWENIQRQLDVKFKETGHVNAYFPLLIPLSYLEKEAEHAEGFATECAVVTHHRLEAQKQPDGTTKMIPTGKLEEPFVIRPTSETIIGAAFARWVQSYRDLPLLINQWANVMRWEMRPRLFLRTAEFLWQEGHTAHETFEEAMDETKLMHKVYADFMRNHLALPVIPGEKTENERFPGAVNTFTVEAMVQDRKAIQAGTSHYLGQNFAKAANIQFLGRDNTRQFAHTTSWGVSTRMIGTLIMAHGDDDGVIIPPRVAPSQIVILPVTPKPDTRQEVIDSCEALAKTLRAQTFHGEPLRVHVDKRDLQGGAKNWEWIKKGVPLRIEIGPRDITSRSVAVCRRDQGPKAKEFMGKEDFLQNVTELLQEIQDALLARATAMRDSNMKKLDTLEEFKAFFAEGAPGGFALMHWAGSNDEEDQIAKDMKVTIRCVPLSDEFAEEGKCFLTGKPSQRRVVFARSY
- a CDS encoding dipeptidase, whose translation is MLTFDAHLDLSLNALEYNRDLRLPVHEIRRREEGMTDMKGRALGTTAFPEMRKTEMGLCVATQLAGCMVGPRPMANWMSSEQAYAQTQGQLAWYRAMEEEGHMRQITDRAGLEAMISLWTDGTPNDDKPIGYILSLEGADSIRSVEHLERHWEQGLRAMGPAHYGVCKYALGHDQVGGLPKGGKELIQEMDRLGMILDVTHLSDGCFWEALEIFQGTIWASHSNCRSLVPDVRQFSDEQIKALIERGAVLGAALDAWMMIPGWVRGQTTPQETGLKLEVICDHIDHICQLAGNAQHSGIGTDLDGGYGIEQTPEDLDTIADLARIPAMLEKRGYSQTDIEGIMSGNFLRLLRQAWA
- the panB gene encoding 3-methyl-2-oxobutanoate hydroxymethyltransferase, whose product is MLNSLSDLTLKKQAGERVSVLTAYDYPMARLLDEAGVDLLLVGDSLGMVVLGMPDTTGVTMEIMCHHIRAVRRGVKRVPVIGDLPFHAYETPAQALANARLLIEAGADAVKLEGGAAFIPQVRAIVEAGIPFVGHIGMLPQSVKEEGGYKKKGKTPAQAEQLLADALALDAAGACAIVLESVVADVAAEITRQIKATTIGIGAGKETDAQVLVTPDLIGAFPWFCPPFAIPRANVAGEIQRAVKEWMEAIQ
- a CDS encoding DUF3500 domain-containing protein, which encodes MFRPLFASLSCALLFSVAPVHAHDAGLQMAGVADTFLHSLTPEQKAKATFKFDDEERLNWHFIPRERKGLPMKEMTPQQRLLAHALMNTGLGFRGAAKAVTIMSLEEVLYQMESAADESKRAAIREKRDPEKYFVSIFGTPDPKGTWGWRIEGHHMSLNFTIKDGELLRATPAFMGTNPGELRQGPLVGLRVLGKEEDLGRELVKSLDEAQFKTAFFNVEAPKEMLTEAAKKVDPLKPDGLADTELNAEQKAKLHEIIDEYLTRLRPEVAAETWAEIEKNGPVYFAWAGGKERGEPHYYRVQGKTFLIEYDNVQNGANHPHSVLRSFDGDFGRDILAEHYKQEHAK